One genomic segment of Sparus aurata chromosome 24, fSpaAur1.1, whole genome shotgun sequence includes these proteins:
- the LOC115576672 gene encoding cyclin-dependent kinase 5 activator 1-like: MGTVLSLSPGSRKAAARGPEKLGELTVQKPLEAREEEEEKDETKKKKKKKRHPMLLHALSWKKRLVAARAKRKGGKKVKPAVSEAGHVQREQAVTDSRHRALKGGHRHGPIPVPVPTVPHQNQNETRGRPDLIISPRRVVVQASTGELLRCLSDFLIRRCVKLKELSSNQIILWFRNVDRALLVQGWQDQCFISPASLVFVYLLCRDAVDEDMSSEHELHATFLTCLYLGYSYLGNEISYPLKPFLVESSRDAFWERALEMIERLSSDMLRINADPHFFTEVFQDLKNESGARKREESEREKERETGEEERQKLKEKKDEEKENSGGNRMEDLDR; this comes from the exons ATGGGAACGgtgctgtctctgtctccgGGCTCGCGGAAGGCTGCGGCTCGCGGGCCGGAGAAGCTCGGGGAGCTCACGGTGCAGAAGCCGTTGGAGGCtcgtgaggaggaagaggagaaggacgagacgaagaagaagaagaagaagaagaggcaccCGATGCTGCTGCACGCGCTCAGCTGGAAGAAACGTCTCGTTGCCGCACGAGCGAAGAGGAAGGGCGGGAAGAAGGTGAAGCCAGCGGTGTCCGAGGCCGGGCACGTGCAGCGGGAGCAGGCGGTCACCGACAGCCGCCACAGAGCGCTGAAGGGCGGACACAGACACGGACCTATCCCGGTTCCCGTCCCCACCGTGCCGCACCAGAACCAGAATGAGACCCGAGGAAGGCCGGACCTGATTATCTCACCACGGAGGGTGGTGGTGCAG GCGTCCACAGGTGAGCTTCTGCGTTGTCTTTCAGACTTCCTGATTCGTCGTTGTGTCAAACTGAAGGAGCTGTCGTCCAATCAGATCATCCTGTGGTTCAGAAATGTCGACCGAGCGCTGCTGGTTCAGGGCTGGCag GACCAGTGCTTCATCAGTCCAGCCAGTCTGGTCTTTGTGTACCTGCTGTGTCGCGATGCCGTGGACGAGGACATGTCTTCGGAGCACGAACTCCATGCCACCTTCCTCACCTGTCTCTACCTGGGCTACTCGTACCTCGGCAACGAGATCTCGTACCCCCTCAAACCCTTCCTGGTGGAGTCCAGCCGTGATGCATTCTGGGAACGAGCACTGGAGATGATCGAGCGCCTGAGCAGCGACATGCTACGGATCAATGCTGACCCTCACTTCTTCACCGAGGTGTTTCAGGACCTGAAGAACGAGAGTGGAGccaggaagagggaggagagtgagagggagaaagagagggagacaggggaggaagagagacagaaactgaaggagaagaaagatgaggagaaagaaaacagtggaGGAAACCGTATGGAGGACCTGGATCGTTAA